From Cellulosimicrobium sp. ES-005, one genomic window encodes:
- a CDS encoding ABC-F family ATP-binding cassette domain-containing protein encodes MARSTPVLRASDVRVSFAGRPVLRGVDLAVDPGHRTGLVGENGVGKSTLLRVLAGTLAPDDGAVTRPDDLGFLHQEFPYPPSTTVRAVVDDALARVRAIERELEEAALALTGPDGAGPVAGADAAYARALDRAELADVWDADARAARTLAGLGLDVDGVAGRAIGSLSGGQRTRLGLAALLVRQPGALLLDEPTNHLDDDATEFLAAALRALPGAVVLASHDRVFLDEVCTEILDLDPVAEPLRGAANGSPRPGGGAATLYGGTYSDYLEAKRVERARWEQRFEAEQAELVELRRSVAVTARDVSKNRERGNQAKILYDFKGERVQSQVSRRVRNAQQRLDALERDQVRKPPAPLRFAPPDGGGAATPGGGDVVAWARGVVVHRPAGTGAPGERSDRLDMTASGVPSIEVARGTRLLVTGANGAGKSTLLHVLAGDLVPDAGTVGRARGVRVGLLEQDVHLHDDDRTPRELLALAQGWDPADRAGAREAAVDAHGLLAPRDLGRPLAELSVGQRRRVVLAMLVTQAPDVLLLDEPTNHVSLTLAGELVEAVEEWPGAVVVASHDRWLRQRWTGDVVHLA; translated from the coding sequence ATGGCCCGTTCCACCCCCGTCCTGCGTGCGTCCGACGTCCGCGTGTCGTTCGCAGGACGTCCCGTCCTGCGCGGCGTCGACCTCGCCGTCGACCCCGGCCACCGCACGGGTCTCGTCGGCGAGAACGGCGTCGGCAAGTCCACCCTGCTGCGCGTGCTCGCGGGCACGCTCGCGCCCGACGACGGGGCGGTGACCCGGCCCGACGACCTCGGGTTCCTGCACCAGGAGTTCCCGTACCCGCCGTCGACGACCGTGCGTGCGGTCGTCGACGACGCGCTGGCGCGCGTCCGCGCGATCGAGCGCGAGCTCGAGGAGGCGGCGCTCGCTCTCACGGGTCCCGACGGAGCGGGGCCCGTCGCGGGTGCCGACGCGGCGTACGCGCGCGCCCTCGACCGGGCCGAGCTCGCGGACGTGTGGGACGCCGACGCCCGGGCCGCCCGCACGCTCGCCGGCCTGGGGCTCGACGTCGACGGCGTCGCCGGCCGCGCCATCGGCTCGCTCTCGGGCGGGCAGCGGACGCGCCTCGGGCTCGCCGCCCTGCTGGTCCGTCAGCCGGGCGCGCTGCTGCTCGACGAGCCGACGAACCACCTCGACGACGACGCCACCGAGTTCCTCGCGGCGGCGCTGCGCGCGCTCCCGGGTGCCGTCGTGCTCGCGAGCCACGACCGGGTCTTCCTCGACGAGGTGTGCACGGAGATCCTCGACCTCGACCCGGTGGCCGAGCCGCTGCGCGGAGCCGCGAACGGGAGCCCGCGCCCCGGCGGCGGCGCGGCCACGCTCTACGGCGGCACGTACAGCGACTACCTGGAGGCCAAGCGCGTCGAGCGCGCGCGCTGGGAGCAGCGGTTCGAGGCCGAGCAGGCGGAGCTCGTCGAGCTGCGCCGGTCCGTCGCGGTCACCGCGCGCGACGTCTCGAAGAACCGCGAGCGCGGCAACCAGGCGAAGATCCTCTACGACTTCAAGGGGGAGCGCGTCCAGAGCCAGGTGTCGCGGCGCGTGCGCAACGCGCAGCAGCGCCTCGACGCCCTGGAGCGCGACCAGGTGCGCAAGCCCCCGGCGCCGTTGCGGTTCGCGCCGCCGGACGGCGGCGGCGCGGCGACCCCCGGCGGCGGCGACGTCGTCGCGTGGGCGCGGGGCGTCGTCGTGCACCGGCCGGCGGGCACGGGGGCGCCCGGCGAGCGCTCCGACCGGCTCGACATGACCGCGTCGGGCGTGCCCTCGATCGAGGTCGCGCGCGGCACGCGGCTGCTCGTCACGGGCGCCAACGGCGCGGGGAAGTCGACGTTGCTGCACGTCCTCGCGGGCGACCTCGTGCCTGACGCGGGCACGGTCGGGCGGGCGCGCGGGGTGCGCGTCGGCCTGCTGGAGCAGGACGTCCACCTGCACGACGACGACCGCACCCCGCGCGAGCTCCTCGCCCTCGCGCAGGGCTGGGACCCGGCCGACCGGGCGGGCGCGCGCGAGGCCGCCGTGGACGCGCACGGGCTGCTCGCGCCACGCGACCTCGGGCGTCCGCTCGCGGAGCTGTCGGTGGGCCAGCGGCGGCGCGTCGTGCTCGCGATGCTCGTCACGCAGGCGCCGGACGTGCTGCTCCTCGACGAGCCGACGAACCACGTGTCGCTCACGCTCGCGGGGGAGCTCGTGGAGGCCGTCGAGGAGTGGCCGGGCGCCGTCGTCGTCGCGTCGCACGACCGGTGGCTGCGGCAGCGCTGGACGGGCGACGTCGTGCACCTGGCGTGA